The genomic stretch CAAAGTAGGAAAGGCATTCCAGAAGCTCATGCTCTGCAAAGGTGCTGGCAAAGAATGGTGCTCTGCAGAGAGAGGGCCCAGGTATGGCTAAAAATTTATCTGTTAACAAGACCTAACAGCAGCAGTGATGACCAGTCTTCCCTCCGGGGCAAAGAAGACAAGGACTAGAGGTGGAGAGTTGATCAGGTTGTCCCAGGGTTCCAGAACAGCAGCAGAGGTGGACAGAAGGAAAAGGCAGTGAGAGATGATAGCATCATTCAAGTGGACGGGGATCTTGATCAGGGTACTAGACAGGGGACCTTGTCTAGTGGGGCAGGATGGGGATGCGTGACTCCTAATTCAATATTCTTCCTCTGTGCTGTCTCCACTCACAAATGGCTTTTATTCTGAGTGGTTTTAGCATTAATAAGCTGAATACTTTGCTTGACTGAGGCTTCTGCTGCCTTATTACACTTTGGCAGCCCCCATGAGGCATGCAACTAAGACAGATGAACAGGCAAGCTAATGAATGGGGACTGGGATTCCAATATCGCCTTCCACAGGAACTATGCATCTCTCcaacagagaaatgaaatctttgagacagcctgattataaaaataaagcagcattATTATATTTGTCTGCCAGGCTGCTCACAGGACACTGGCAatttatgacagagatcacaaatagaaaaatacacatgaaatacTATTTATTACAACCACATCTACTCCAATAAATTCTTTTCCAGAGTAGAGGCAGTATCCCGAACACTTGAGGCAAAACTTTTTCCTGCAACATCCAAACATTTGAGCCAAAATAATAtcttacatttaaaaagtcaCTAAGTTCATTTTGATGGTATTTCCCCATGAGACTGCACCAGCAATAGGTCTTTATGACAAAGAAATAGCCTTTGATAAGAAATTTAATGACATAAACATGCTTGTAAGACCAGTTTTTAAACTAATCAAGAGAAAGCAAGTGCAGTTGATCCCTAAAGAGGTTAAGAACACCAACCCTTATGCTCTCAGAAAGCTGcattcaactttcttttttttaaagcatattcatttatttatttatttatttatattatgtgatattagtcaccatacagtattatatcattattttttgatgtagtgttccatgattcattgttttgcatataacacccagtgctccattcaatacatgccctccttaatacccatcactgacTTCATCTATCCCcttaccctcctcccctctaaaaccctcagtttgattccagGAGTCCgcagtctttcatggttcgtctcccctcaatttccaccccttcattttttcccttccttctccctctccttgccatTCTTTAtgttctacatataagtgaaaccatagataATTGCATTTCTCTgggtgacttatttcacttagcataatctacAGTTCCATccgtgttgatgcaaaagttgggtattcatcctttctgatggctgcataatattccattgtatatatggaccacatcttctttatccattcatctgttgaagggcattcaacttttgactctcccaaaaCTAAACTACTAATAGCCTAGTTTTATCCAGAAGGCTTACCAAAAACAACCAGATGATTAAcccacattttatatattatatgcattatatactgtattcttacaataaagtaagctagagaaaaggaaacaccattcagaaaatcataagagaaaatacacttatgGTATTGTAccgtatttacccaaaaaaaaaaaaaaacccacacacacattgTAACGAACCCACACAGTTCACAccctgttgttcaagggtcaactgtatttaaaATTCGTTTGGCACCTTAGAACCATCTTAAGGCCTCCATTTTCATGTAATCAGTTGATATACACTAGGGTATAGGGATTGATTTTTCAATTACTTCTATTTTGCGGGAATGGTCTGCACACAAGGGGCAGAATTTCATGAAGTCGAGACAGCGGAGCTAGAGAAACACGAATCACATGGCAAGTCACTAACAAAGGAAGGTCTGGCCAAATTAGACCAGTTAATCCTGAAAGAATGGAAAATTGACAAGAATGATGCCAGGAGAGGCCCTTCAGTGAGGATGATTTGAATAGCAAAGAATTTGGAGAAGCCCTTGGGAGAAAGCCCTCTTTACCATCTTGCTGAGAAAATCAAACACAAAGACAATCACGTAATTTTGTCAGAAAAATTATTCCCTCAAAAAAGCCACACTTGTATCATTCTGGAAAAATTATTATGagaattaacatataattataagCTATGTTTCATAAAACAGAAGACAAATTTCTTTTCAGGAATTGCCCTTTCGTTTttcatgatgaagtcccaatcaGACCTCTTTCCATATCTAATTTGGGACTCAGTTCTAAGGAGCTAACTTTAACAGTTCCTTTTAGGTAGTAACTGTCCTCGGATAAAGAGGACCTACAGTCACCATCGCAGCTGCTCCTCCTCGGTCCCTCCTTTCTGACTTGCACACACAGGAGACATGAAACCCAGAGGATGCAATTCTCagctcattttctcttcttctccctgggCATCCCATACATACCTAAATACACATCAACCTTCTGTTTAGAGCAGTCCATTATAGCAGCAACTCTTCATCTTTTTTCCACCCAGATACACATGATGGATGATATCCATATTCAAGACATTCTCCCATAAGTAACCCAAGTTGACATTGCAATTCCTGCCCCTACACTCAATTCCCCTTTCCCTGACTCAGGAGAGCAAATCAGCATGCAAAGGCATGTCATTATTATAGAGTTCTGAACCTTGTATGATGTTTCTGTAATTTTGTAATTTCACGATTATCTATAGAGCTTTTTATTTCTAGGAGGTAAGTATAACTGAGTCCCAACCACCTTAAGCTCTTGAAAGTTACGAATTAAAACGACAGTTCTTTCAAACTTCTCTGTTGTTCCACTTCCAGTGGGTGACATTGGACAGTAAGCCAGGTGTGCAACAGAGACAAACTTGGTGAGTTCGAGGACCCAGATGGGACACACGGTGTCAATAACTCCAAGTGAGGGTCAAAAAGATAAAACGGAAGGTCTGGGAAAACCTTTGGAAAAGAAGGTTTCTGTTGCATATTCTGAGCATCCAAGGAATaaagagccaaaggcaggggttCTTCTTCTCCAGACTAACAAACTCCCTTTGGCATCATGCAAGTATTACTGCGGCCATATTTGCTGTAACCATCCAAAAGGAAATACGCCTCCTACTGGTTTCTCCCTGAGCTGACAAGAGGCAAGAGACACTCACATTTCTCAGACTGTGCTCTTCTACATTACTATCGTTTTTGCTGCAAACTGCTTGAGAACCGGGAGGCGcccccacctctctttctctccctgattTCCCAGTTTGTTTTCATGATCTGCCCAGCCCAGCACCTCGACCAGACTGAGGCACAATAGCAAaagtgcagaaagaaaaattaatattttctacaTAGACTCCCTCATCTTGGATAGATTTAtgaattttgtttctgttgtgCAGAAGTTAGCATTTTTAACAATGAGGGGGACGAATccttaattgtttttttattgcCTCAAGAGCTCGAAAGACATCTTGTGCTATGTCGTCATTTACGTTTCACATTAAATGCAAAATATGTTTGAAAGgagcaaatatttgttttaatttgatacATCTGTTAACTGAAATGCTAAAAAGACAGCTAAATCACTATACTAAATTCAGCGATTTGTAAACAACTTATATATTCCGTTGTTCTGGGTTAAAAATGCCCCAAAGCCCGAGTTTTATGAAACCCACCAAGTAAATTGCATTGTATTAGTCTGATGGAAGCAGGCCAtgatttcttcctcttcactcCATTAATTTATTTCCTAACTTGAGTTAATCGGTGAGgttcctatttttaaaagctctttgaaATTCATTGGGAGAGGGGGACATTTGCAAGAACTGCTTTGAAAATCTACTGCAGAGGAAATTTACAAACGGTAAATTCCCTCAAGACATTATCGCACATTGAGCACCTGATTGCCAGTCAACAATCTTTATGCCTGGGAAAGCAGTGGGCGATTAATACATAGTTGTtataaggaagaaggagagaactagaaggaaagaatgagagcagcagggagaacaGACTCATTCCAGGCAATTGCTAACTGGATGAGATGATCCCCAAGGTCCTATTCATTTCTAGGTAAAAGTCTGTGGCATTCCAATTTGATGCTACAAAATGAAGACTGACTGCAACTTGGGATAATACCCacggggggtggtgggggggggaataaaaaaaatacccactcttcagagaaataataataataataaacctacAGAGCTTGGTCCAACAGAGAACAAAGATAAATCAATTATTTTTCCTTGGTCAAATGAAACCTTAATTCCTAaattagagtgagagagagtacactGGACTCAAAaaagggggggcagggggagagaggatggATTAATTCACACTAAGGTATAAATTACTGCTAAAAGTTTAAGATATGCTGAAGGGCATATGGGGGAAGAGAGAACTAGCTTTTCCAGAATTAGTAGAATTAGTAGCCAATCTACTAGCTACTCCTTCCTGGACTCCTCTGGGCAGCAGGAGGTaggtgagagagagtgagttgggTTGGGTGCCCTGCCCAAGTCCCCGGACGGATGTCAACACCTGCTACGGACTCCTTAAAGCCAACTTCCAGAAAAGCTGGCCCTAGGAGGCAGCAGCACCACCAATTTAATCACCTTCCTTGTCAAAgtcctgttttgtttcattttctgttcaACAGGAGCCTGTGCGAGCCACCCAGAGCCTCTCCTCTCCTGGCCCTGAGGAAGAAGGTCAGAATGTGGGAGCTGTGCTTATTTGAACTAGATCTTCTCTTCTCTAAGCCTCAAATTCCTCCCCTCTGAAATGGAAATATAAACTACCTACTACAGCCCCTGATGCCAAGTAGGCATCCAGAAATTGCAAACCCTCTCCTCTCATTTCACACAGACACAGGAAATCTAAGTCAGCTGTAGGGACATAGCAGAACCCAGGGGCAGGCTCTTTCCATCCCTCTTCAAGTGCCTTCGAATTTCTCTCTCCTTCGAATTTCTCTCCCCTGGCCCTGAAACCTGTTACTCAAGTTTCCCACACCAAAACAAACAGCACCATGATTTATTCCTTTTCCTGATGCCACACTGGAAAGGACCCTGTGGACCGTGAGCTCCTTCCTCCCTGACATGCACAAGGACCCGATTTGAAATGTTTGCACCACAACGAAAGTTCGGAAAACAGTTTTCTCGGCAAGGCATTGAGTATTTTGGATGATCAATCAAGTCCCAGAAATCTGGGACACCAGATTTTCTGGATCAGACAAACAGGCCGGCAGACCCTGCCATGTTTCTCGGTTCCGATAAGGAACAAAACCACCACAGCAGAAACTCAAGCTCTATCCTGAGGAGTGTGTCTGAGAGCTCCAGTTTCTTAGGACTTGGGTAGGTCActggagggggtgaggggaagagaatGTAGCTGCCGCCTGGAGAGGGTGTGCTCCTGACGCGTGCTTCTCCCAAGGAGGAGAAGAACGGGAACAAAATCGAATTGCCTGGGGAAGGTTCTCCAGGGTAAAGAGGACTGGAGAAGAACTCTCCCTTTTATCTCCACAGAACTTCTCAGAGGACTTTCATCTCTCCCCGTTTCCTATTTGGTCCCTCAGTATGTTTAACTCCATTTGACTCCAGCTATTTTGTGAGTCACAGAGCTGCTGTTCTGGAATGCGCACAGATGCTGACTCCTGGCCTAGTGCTCTTTTCACTGCATCCCAAGTTCCCAAAACATACAAAAGAAACACTCAGAGGTTCCGATCTATGCCTCCTCAGTCTCAGCAAAGGAAAGTGTACACATTTAAGGCCACACCTGTGATTCtgaagagcacaggcagggacgggtgggggagagggaagccagCGCCCAGGTCGCCCTCCACCCAGGACTCACTCAGGAAGATGATGGTCTGCCTCCTGGCTGTCCTGCTCTCCTCGCTCTCCGACTTCTTCAGCTGAAGCTCCTGTCCCTTCCTGGTCCCCCCAGCCTGGCCGCTCCTCATGAGCACCTGCATCATGTTCCAGCACATGAAGGCCACGGAGACCAGGACCAAGAGGTAGATGATGAAGGCGCTGAAGATGCTGGACTGGAAGACGGTCCAGCGGCTGGAAAGGTTGGTACAGATGGACATGTTGGAGGTCTCCGGGTGCTGGTGGTGGCGAGTCTGGGAGCGATTGCAGGGCAGACCCCGGTGATTGGGCACGTTCGCTAGGGGGTACTCAATTCCCATGGCAAAAAGCAAAGGTAACGCCACCAGGGCGGAGGTGACCCAGACAAAGCCAATCAGCAGCTTCACCTGGCAGGGCCCAGACACAGCTTTGTACCGGAAGGggtggcagatggccacatagcgctCAAAGCTGAGCGTCAGCACGTGGAGCAGGGTGGCGTAGCTGCAGGCCTCGAAGAGGAAAGTGTGAATCTTACAGGACAGAGCATAGCTGGGCGTGGTCAGGGGGTTCCAGATGATGCTGTAGAACTCCATGGGCATGCCAATGAGGAAGACCAAGATGTCCGAGCAAGCCAGGCTCACCATGTGATCCGTCACCTCCTTCTGCAAGTAGCCTTTCTTCTGCAGCACCTGCGTGACCCGAATGGTGACACTGTTCCCCACAATGCCCACCACGAAGATAGCCAGGTACACCAAGACGAGGGTGATTTTGATCCACGTGGCCACCTCGAACTCAGGGACGTGGGTGTGATCTATGACATGGGAGCACTCGCTGCTGGGGCCCCGGGGCGAAGCCATGAGGATGAAAACCGGGCCACCAAGTCCGAAGACCTCTTCcgacttcccttcctcctcctcccagcagaGCCTGGAGTTCTGGGCTGCAACTCACCAACGAGGGCCCAGAGCGTTCTCTTAATCACCTGGAAAGAGTAACTTAGTATTTCTGGTGCTTTCAGGGAAACTTCCTGGAGTAGCCCAACCTAGCAGGGGCCTGGGAGGCGCCTGGGGGTGGAGTttgggcagtgtgtgtgtgtgtgtgtgtgtgtgtgtgtgtgtatgagtgagGCGGGGAGAGAGCGGAGGAAGGAGGTTCCAATCTCCCGGCGCGGGGTGTGGCTCCTGCagaccccgccccaccccctagCGCCAGCCTTTCTCGCCCCCCGCGGGCCCTGCCCGGCAGCCCTCCGCCACCGTCCCCGCAGCCTGCCGCTTGACGGCCCCTACCCGCTCTCCTGAAGCGCCCACTCGGGAGCTGCTAGCGGCCCAGCGGTCCGAGATTAATCATTAACCTCCGCTCCCTCGCCGTGGTCGGCGGCCCCCGCGCTGACCCAGCCCAGCCGCGAGGTTTGACTCAGCGCGCCGGCACGGTCCCGAAACCAAATCTTGGCTCGGGAGCACGGGGCAACGGGTCGGCCCGCCGCCCACGCCGCCACAGTCGCTCCAGCGGTGACCGCCAGTCCCCATGCGCATTCCGGGGACTCGCGGCCCGGCGGAAGCTGAAGTTGCCAAGGCTGGCAACGACGAACTTGCCCTCCCCTGCCCGGCTGTCCCCTCAAATGCTGTGCCATGTCAGCTCGGGGGCGGCTGGACCTGGGTGCCTGTCTCCGCGGCCAGCCAGTTGGCCCCGCCGCCCTGAGGAAGCCAGCAATTACTGGCCTCCTCGGTGCCCTGCCTTCCGGCAATCGGGGTAAGGCAATCGGGGTGTTTCTAGTGCACCTCTGGGCTGTGCGCTCCCTCACGAAGTCAGCCCCAGGCAAACTAATTGCAGACCCATAAACGCCCTGCCTTTCTCCAAAGCCTCTTGTTCTACCGACCGCTCTGGCAGGCCTTGCTGGGAGGCACGGGAGGAGCGC from Neovison vison isolate M4711 chromosome 3, ASM_NN_V1, whole genome shotgun sequence encodes the following:
- the GPR39 gene encoding G-protein coupled receptor 39, whose product is MASPRGPSSECSHVIDHTHVPEFEVATWIKITLVLVYLAIFVVGIVGNSVTIRVTQVLQKKGYLQKEVTDHMVSLACSDILVFLIGMPMEFYSIIWNPLTTPSYALSCKIHTFLFEACSYATLLHVLTLSFERYVAICHPFRYKAVSGPCQVKLLIGFVWVTSALVALPLLFAMGIEYPLANVPNHRGLPCNRSQTRHHQHPETSNMSICTNLSSRWTVFQSSIFSAFIIYLLVLVSVAFMCWNMMQVLMRSGQAGGTRKGQELQLKKSESEESRTARRQTIIFLRLIVVTLAVCWMPNQVRRIMAAAKPKHDWTKTYFRAYMILLPFSDTFFYLSSVINPLLYNVSSQQFRRVFGQVLRCHLTLPHANHSKHLRAHGACTAASTRSARRPLIFRASRSNSSARTNKIFLSTFQSEAKPQSEPQQLSLESLEPNSAMKPPTPATGNGLQEHEV